CTCTCGTACGTATTAAAATGACCGCAATCGCATACATCCAGCATGCGATTGACATGATCAGCATGCCCGTCAGCATTGTGGTGGCCATTTTGGGCGATTGGGTAAGACTCACCGAGGCACCTTGATGCAGGGTATTCCACCACTTTACCGAGAAATAGATAATCGGCACGTTTACAACCCCCACCAGCGCAATCATCGCGCCCGCTTTATCTGCCCGGCGCGGATCGTCTATTGCCGCCTGCAGTGACATAAAGCCGATATAGAGAAATAGAAGAATCAATTCGGACGTGAGCCGCGCATCCCATACCCACCAGGTTCCCCACATGGGCTTGCCCCAAAGCGCCCCTGTCCATAACGCCAGGAACGTGAACATCGCGCCGGTGGGGGCGATGGCCGTCGCGACCATGGAGGAAAGGCGGGTATTGAACGCCAGGCCGATACCGGCCCACACAGCCATTACAACGTAGAGAAACATGGACATCCACGCTGCCGGCACGTGAATGAAAATGATGCGATAAGCTTCGCCTTGCTGAAAATCGGTGGGTGCGACAAAAAAACCGATATAAAGCCCAACCGCGCAAAAGAGAACAGCAGCGACGGAAAACAGCGGAATCATTTTACCGGCGAGAAAGTAGAAGCTTGCCGGGGAAGAATACTTGAACCAGTTAATTGCCATATATCTAAATACTGAGTTCCAATGTGAAGTTTGGCGCCCCAAGCGCGCGTAACCTCAAATTTTAACCTAAAAACCTCAAATTCAGAATTGGTTTCTTTCGGGATCTGCGACCCATTGAACAATGACGGCTTCGACGAACGCAAAGTAGACTGCAGCCGAGGTCAAGGGACCTGCATGGCATTACTCCATGGAGATTCGCAACGATAACGCCGTCGTCCATGGCGCCAGTACGACGGAGGCGAGCAGGAAGGCGCCGAGGAGCGACAGATGCGCCGCCGCCCCCAGGCCCGCCGCGCTTGCTTCTACCGCTCCCGCGCCAAAGATCAATACCGGGATATAAAGCGGCAATACCAGCAGCGAGACGAGCACGCCACCGCCGCGCAATCCCAGCGTCAGCGCAGCGCCGATCGCCCCGATCAGGCTCAGGACCGGCGTACCCAGCAACAAAGATGCTGTCAGCACCAGCAACGAATCCCCCGGCAAATCGTACTGGATGCCCAGCACAGGCGCCATCAGCACCAGCGGAACACCGGTGACGAGCCAGTGAGCCAGCGCCTTGCCCAGCACCAGCAGTGACAGTGATTGGGGCGAGAGCACCATCTGCTCCAGCGTCCCGTCAACGTGGTCGCTGGAGAACATGCGCCCTAGCGACAGCATGGAGGCCAGCAACGCGGCCACCCAGACCACGCCCGGAGCCATGGTTCGCAGCATGCTCATCTCTGGTCCCACCCCGAGGGGAAACAGGCTCACGACGATGACGAAGAAGAATAGCGTGGTCAAAACATCCGACCGTCGCCGCATCGCGAGCAAAAGGTCACGCTGGGTTATGCGGAAAAACATTTCAGGCGAGTTGCAACCGCTGGGTTGCGGCGGCAGCTATCTCGATTTCCTGATGGGTCGTCATCACGATCATGCCGCCATTTTCCAGGTGCCGTTCCATCAAACCTTGTACCAGTTTCACAGCCCCGACATCCAATGCTGTCAACGGCTCATCCAATATCCATAACACCGTTTTGCATACCAACAGACGTGCCAGAGTCACCCGCCGCCGCTGCCCTTGCGACAGCACTTTAGCCGGCAATAGTTCCCGACCTCCGAGCCCCATTTGTTGCAGCGCGTCGTGGGCCTTGCCGTCATCGATTGCCGAACCGGCCAGCGCGCTGGAAATGCGGAGGTTCTCCAGGGCGGTCAGGTCGTCCTTAACGCCGCTCAGGTGGCCGAGATAAGTCATGTCGGCGAAGTAGGCTCCCCCCAAGGAGCGGATTTCCGACCCTCCCCAGCGAATTTCGCCATGAGCGGGCGCTGCAAGCCCGCACAGCATGCGCAACAGGCTCGTTTTACCGCTGCCATTGGGGCCGCCCACTTGCATGAGCCCGCCTGCGTCCAGCGAAAAATGAACGCCGCTAAATAACTTGCGGTCGCCCCGGATGCATGTCAGATCGGTTCCTTGCAGCGTTGGCATTTGTGGGGCGCAAAAAAACCGGCATTATAGCGTATCAACGGTGCCGATGGCCCAGATGTGGCGGTTGAGATATGATTAAATGGAAGGCGGAAGGAATGCGTCAGGATGGATGAGCCTGTGTCAGCGCAGGTTCAAGGCAGTTATGCCGATGCCAAGAATTATCGCGAGGAACCTCGCGGCAGGGAACCGGATGGGCGACCTGTCCTCACCCCGTAATTACCCCGGGAGCGCGGCCACAGTATGAGCCCGCTGTGCGTGCGATACTGCGGCGTATAGCGGTATCAGGACGCAGGTGCAGTATCAGGATCGGATTGCTTGAACATGGCCTCGGCGCGTTGTTTGATCTCATCGGGCGACAATTCTTCCTTGTGGGTTGTAAGAAACCAGATGTGTCCGGTGTCCGAACGGGTCGTTCAATGCGCCTGTTCTGTCGCCGTAAAACTGGTCTTTCACGGATTTGATGACCGTTGCGCCTTCGCTGACAGCCTGAGCAAACACAGCGTCTACATCTTCTACGTACAAGTGCAGACCCACCGGCGAACCACCTGCCGACTGCGGGTTACTGAATGGACTCTCTCCTCCGCAGTCATCAGCTATCATAATCCGGGAATTGCCGATTTCAATTTCTGCGTGTCCAATTTTGCCGCCGGGTGCATCCATTTTAAATAATTCCTTCGCACCAAAGGCACGCCGGTAAAATTCAATGGCCTCGGCCGCACCATTAATCATCAGGTAGGGGGTTATGGAATGGTAGCCATCGGGTATCGGTCGGATGCTCATATTCTGCTCCTGCGATGATTGTTAAGTCATTGAAAACACATCGGGTTGCTGCATGATTGAATCGCATTCGGCAAACAATTTTGGTTATTTTCCAACCCGAATTCACGTTTGCACAACTTTTCGTTCCAATGCAGGGCGATCCCACTTCGCCAGGTTGGCCGCGGCTTCATATGTGGCCTGGAGAAATGAAAGGAGTGCTTGTGCCGGATTATCCGCCGTGCGCACAGCTTCATAAGGGAGGATGAATTCGCCGAGCTTGTCGTGAAAGTACGCCGCCTCGGGCTGAACCGGATAAGTGTTGAAACCCGCAGGAGTGGGATAAGCGTAGGCGTAGAACGCTGCTTCACCCAACCCGGTCCCGGGCCAAAAACCGGCGCTGGATACCTCATGCGAATACGCTTCCTCCATTATCCGAGCCGCGACGTTCGGGGCGCCGCCCGGATGCTTGGGCGCCGTTCGTCCGGAAAAACGGGTGACGGCGAGATCGAACCCGCCCCAAAAAAAATGGACCGGGTTAACTTTTCCTATGAAGCGCGCGCGGAATTCCTTGAAAATGCGATCTACCCATACCAGTATGTGCCAGTAACGGGTAACGGCCTCAGCATCATAACTCGAATGCTGCTCATCCTTTTCAAATGGTATTGCGACTTCCACTTCAACCGGCCGCGCAAGGATTTTAATCTCGATCCCAAGCTCGCGCAGCGCCTGCATCGTTTTGTGGTAAAAGTTGGCGACCGACATGGGTTCCAGTGCGAATGAGCGACAAGTGCCCTGCGTGGTGGTAATGCGCAGCACGTGCTCGATGAAATCGAAGTCGATCGCAAACGAGAAATTGCCATAGGGAATGGGCGACGTGGTCAGGCCACGCGTTGTGACGTAGAGTGTTGAACCCCAGCCATGGTTGATGTCCGGGGAGAGCACCAACCGGACTTTTCCGGCAACCTGAGTCCACATATGAAGCGTCGCGCTAGTATCTTGCCAGTCTGCCAGCGACGGCAGCATGGGCAACTCGATCCGTGAGTCGGCAATAAGCGTCATGGTCATGATCCATTTTTTGCGAAGCACATCGTTCAGCGTCCGCATGCGTGCTGTAGGTACCGTCGCGTTGGTTTGTCGTTGGCTCGGCGCTTTTCCGCCAGTTATTGATCAGGTTGTTGGGGTGCCTATGCAGTGCTCCTGAGGCTGGTGCCCCCGGCCTCGTTTGTGGGAACGACGACGGAGCCCATATTCTGCGGTTAGCACAGTTTATTTTTTATAGACCAGGAACCGAGGAATTCCAAGTAATGTGCCAGGCAACGGTAAAAAACACCACGACCGCTCCGCTTCTGACAACCGGGGTTGTTAGCACGAAATCCGCCAAGGAATCCGTTACCTTATCCGTACTATGCTCAAGCGGGTTTTGTTTTATTATTAGCTCGAAACAACCGGACGATGGACCTCAGCGCCGCCTTGACTTCTATGCAGACCTACAACCTTGTATCAAAAGATGAGCGCGAACACGGACGACGATAATGCCTTCATGCGCGCGGCACTTGACCTCGCGGCGCAGGCGCATGAGGCGGGGGAGGTGCCGGTGGGTGCGGTGGTAGTGAGCGGTGGCGCAATTATCGGGCGGGGTTATAACCACCCCATCTCGGCTGCGGACCCAACTGCTCACGCGGAAGTGGTGGCGCTTCGGGATGCAGCAAAAAATCTCGGCAATTATCGTTTGATTGGCTGCGCGCTGTATGTGACGCTGGAACCCTGCGCCATGTGTATCGGGGCGGTTTTTCATGCGCGTATCGCGCGGCTCGTGTTCGGGGCAGCAGAGCCAAAAACGGGCGTATGCGGAAGCGTGATTGATCTGTCAGCGGAAGCACGGCTTAATCATCACACGGAGGTAATTGGAGGTGTTCTGGCGGAGGAGGCAGAAAGCAAATTGAAGCATTTTTTCGCGTTACGCCGCAAGCAGGGGTTGCGAGGCGCCTGATGAGAATCGTGATTGACGTGGCGTCCCAGATCCTTGATGTTTACGATCTGAATACTATCATTCGTCATTACCAGGTTTCATCCGCCAAAAACGGGGTGGGTCAGGAATATGGCAGTTTTCGCACTCCCCTGGGAAAGCACATCATTCGCGCCAAGATTGGCGCGGGTAAGGCGGTCAATACTGTTTTCGTGAGGCGCCGCCCCACTGGAGAGATATATACGCCGGCCCTGGGCGCAAGTTTTCCCGGACGTGACTGGATTCTCACGCGCATTCTGTGGCTATCAGGTTGCGAGCCCGGCTTCAATCGCCTGGGAAAGGTGGATACCATGCGCAGGTATATTTATATCCACGGCAGTCCGGATAGCGTCGAGATGGGGAAACCCGGTTCCATTGGTTGCATCCGTATGCGTAACTGCGATCTGCTGGAATTATTCGATCTGGTAAATGCCGGGACAGAGGTTCAAATTCGCGACTGACGTCCGTTAAAGAAGCCGTTATGCGAGACCTCCGCGTTACCCGGTAATGTAAAAATTAGGGGCTGGCATGGCGGTTTTCGCGCCGCGGATCGCGCTGAGCAAGCGTCGCCGTATAGGGCTCGTTTCCATGCGTGATATTAAAGCTTGACTGGGGTGTTGATTTCAGAGGCTGTAAAAAGTCCGCTCATTACCTGATACTGTAATAAACATAGGGCTTAATGGCCGGGTGAGCGCCATTATTTTTTGCATAAAGCCCGTATTCGCGTCCCGGTCAATTTGTTCAGGCAGGCCTTTTCAGGTATCATACGCGTCCATGACAAAGTATGTATTTGTAACCGGTGGTGTCGTCTCTTCCTTGGGAAAAGGCATCGCAGCGGCCTCTCTAGCAGCTATCCTCGAAACGCGCGGCATCAACGTTACGCTTCTGAAACTGGATCCTTATATCAATGTGGATCCCGGCACCATGAGTCCCTTTCAGCACGGCGAGGTATTTGTTACCGAAGACGGAGCCGAAACCGACCTTGACCTTGGCCACTATGAGCGCTTCATCAGCGGCAAGATGAGCAGGCTCAACAATTTCACCACCGGCCAGATTTATGAGAGCGTGATCAAGAAGGAGCGTCGCGGCGACTATCTCGGCGGGACGGTGCAGGTCATTCCTCACATCACGGACGAAATCAAGCTCCACATCAAGGCTGGCGCCGGGAATGCCCAGGTGGCTATCGTCGAGATCGGCGGGACCGTAGGCGATATTGAATCGCTACCTTTTCTGGAAGCCATCCGTCAGATGGCGGTACAACTGCCGCGCGAGGATACCTGCTTCATTCACCTCACCTTGCTGCCGTACATCACCTCGGCGGGGGAGTTGAAAACCAAGCCGACACAGCATTCGGTCAAGGAGTTGCGCGAAATCGGCATTCAGCCCGACGTGCTGCTCTGCCGTGCGGACCGCGAGCTCCCGGCTGCGGAACGGCGCAAGATCGCGTTGTTCACCAACGTGCGGGAAGAGGCGGTGATTCTGGCCGTGGATGTTGACAGCATTTACAAGATTCCTGCTCTGCTGCACGACCAAATGCTGGATGAAATCGTTTGCCACAAGCTGAGTATTCTTGCAAAAGCGGCCAATCTCGGCACCTGGAAGAAACTGGTGCATGCATTGGAAAACCCTCAACGGACGGTGGAAATCGCGTTGGTAGGTAAATACGTGGATCTCACCGAATCGTATAAATCCCTGTCGGAAGCGTTGATTCATGCCGGCATTCATACCCGCAGCGAGATCAATATTCACTATATGGATTCGGAGGCCATCGAGAAAAATGGAACCGATTGCCTGATGGGGATGGATGCGATCCTGGTTCCGGGTGGTTTTGGCAAACGCGGGGTTGAGGGCAAGATCATGGCCATCCGCTACGCACGAGTGAACCGCGTTCCTTATCTGGGTATCTGCCTGGGCATGCAGTTGGCGGTAATAGAATACGCGCGCGACAAGGCTGGAATGGAAGGCGCCCACAGTACCGAGTTTCATCCTGAGACGCCATACCCCGTGATTGCGCTTACTACCGAATGGCGCACCCGCGAGGGAAATCTGCAGCTTCGAAATGCGGAGTCGGATCTTGGTGGCAGCATGCGCCTGGGCGGGCAGGAATGTCTCCTGAAGGAAGATGCACTTGTCCGCAGGATTTATGGTTCAGACAAAATCGTCGAACGGCACCGCCATCGTTATGAAGTGAATACCGAATATATTTCCCGTCTGGAACAGGCAGGGCTCCGTATAAGCGCTGTGTCCGCGGGTGAAGGCTTGTGCGAGATGATCGAGTTGCCTGAAGCGGAACATCCCTGGTTTGTCGCTTGCCAGTTCCATCCGGAATTTACTTCCACTCCCAGAGCAGGGCATCCGCTGTTCGCGGCATTTATCGAGGCTGCTGCCAATTTCGCGAATAAACCACTCCCTGTCGAGGCAGCGCTATCAGGTAGAGTGAAGAACATCGCGTAACCATCAACAAAATAAAATCAGCAGTGAAGCTTTCACGGGATGCCATTCCCGACTGAAGATCCTCAATGATCAGATCAAACGAATATTTGTAACCATCCAGCCGATTTGTGAGTCAGGCGGCGTGCCCCAGCGCCGGGCGAGGCTTCACTGTCAGGATTGCTTCCGGCAACGCCTGTGAATACTCAGGAAAACACTTTCAATTACAAACGAGACCCAGGGAAAAATAGCATGAGTGCAATAGTAGATGTCATCGCCCGCGAAATTCTTGATTCACGAGGAAACCCTACCGTGGAAGCAGATGTACTGCTGGAATCCGGTGTGCTGGGGCGGGCCTCGGTTCCGTCCGGCGCATCCGTTGGCACCAGAGAGGCAGTCGAACTACGCGATGGAGATACTCAACGCTATTTTGGTAAGGGGGTACTGCGAGCAGTTGAAAACGTGAATACCGAGATTTCGGAAGCGATTATGGGGCTGGACGCAACGGAGCAGAGTTTCATCGACCAGACGCTTATCGATCTCGACGGAAGCGGCAATAAATCAAGACTGGGTGCGAATGCCATTCTCGCGGTCTCGCTTGGTGTCGCCAAAGCGGCGGCGGAGGAGTCCGGGTTGCCACTGTACCGCTATCTGGGGGGAACAGGACCCATGTCCATGCCTGTACCGATGATGAACGTCATCAACGGCGGCGCGCACGCCAATAATAATATCGACATGCAGGAGTTTGTAATCATTCCGCTGGGAGCGCAGAGTTTTCGTGAAGCGCTGCGCTGCGGAGCCGAAATATTTCATACCCTGAGGAGTTTGCTTAACGACAGGGGGATCAATACCGCCGTGGGCGACGAGGGCGGATTTGCCCCCAATCTGGCGAATAACGAAGCGGCCTTGCAATTAATCGTGGAAGCAATAGAAAAAGCGGGTTATTTGCCGGGACCCGATGTTGCGATCGGGCTCGATTGCGCAAGTTCCGAATTCTTCAGGGATGGAAAATACCATTTGAATTCCGACGGCTTAACTCTTGACTCGTCGCAATTCGCGGACTATCTCGCCTCGTGGATCGACAAATATCCTATTATAAGTATCGAGGACGGCATGAGCGAGCATGACTGGGACGGTTGGAAACTACTCACGAGCAGGCTGGGAAAGTCCATCCAGCTGGTGGGTGATGACATTTTTGTAACCAACGCGAGCATCCTGAAAGAAGGCGTCGCGCAAGGCATCGCAAACTCCATCCTTATAAAGCTCAACCAGATCGGCACGCTTTCTGAAACATTTTCCGCTATTCAGAGCGCTAAACGCGCAGGGTATACCGCTGTGGTGTCCCATCGATCCGGCGAGACCGAGGATACGACCATCGCCGATATCGCCGTGGCGAGTAATGCGCTACAAATCAAGACAGGATCGCTTTCGCGTTCCGACCGGCTGGCCAAATACAACCAATTGCTGCGTATCGAGGAAGATCTCGGGGATGCGGCGCACTATCCCGGCCGGGAAGCCTTTTACCAGTTAAAATAAGCAGGGGTCCATCGCGCCGCACGTGGCCTATGCAGAGATCTTTCGTTGAAAATATTGACGCTTATACTCATCGCCCTGGTTGCCCTGCTGCAATACCCGTTGTGGCTGGGGAAGGGGAGTTGGCTTAAAGTATGGGAAATCGATCAGCAGGTGACGCGGCAACACGAAATAAACCAGAAACTGCAAATGCGCAATGCCGCGCTCGATGCGGAAGTGCGCGACCTCAAACAGGGTCATGAAGCCATTGAAGAGCGAGCGCGCAGCGGGTTAGGCATGATCAAGCAAAACGAGATTTTCTTTCACATTGTGAATGAAAAGAATGACTGATATATCCCGTTACCATATCCGCGCGAGCCGAATGGTTGCTGTTACTGAGCTCCAGTAGCATTTCGAATCCTTTCTCCCATGGACAGCCGTCAGGCTTTGCGACGGCGGGCTGTTGCGCTCATACCGAGAAGACCAACGGCAAGAAGTCCCAGCATACCAGGCTCTGGCACGGCAGTGGCACCGCGAAGATTTGTCGTGCCTTGGTAGCACCATGCTCCCGCGGTAGCCGTTCCATTGGCACAACCGGTGGTGAGCCCGCCAGCCACGTCGAACGGGTTAAGGAAAAAGTTATTAAACGAACTGGTGAGCGCGATATCCGCCTTGCCTCCCATTGCATCTGAAATACCGTTTGCATTTAGAAACGAGATCACAGAAGCATCTCCCGGGCCGGCAACATCAAATAAACCGAAACCGCTGCCGCTCAATGTTGTCCCGGTCAGTAAGCCGGCGCCATTAAGCACAGCCGTTGGATCAGCTGCACCACCAAGATTGGCATGCCCCGTCAGTGTCACCCAAGGGTTTCCGCCATTGAAAGACTGAATCGTAGCAATATTGGTTGGCGAGTCCTGATTAAATAGATTCAGCGGTGAGGTATTGGTAAAAAAAACGGAGACGGTGGCGCTTGTAAATTCAACGTAAGAAGGTGAGAAATTTTGGGAATTGTTAAATGTGGCGGTATAAAACAAGCCGCAATTACCGCTCCCGTTAGCGCAATAGGTGTTATCACCGTTGATGGTAGTGATATAACCGTAGACTGATGCGCTTTGTCCGTTACCGGTGACGAAGGTTTGGGCCAGCGTCGCAGTTTCAAGATGAGTCTTGCCCGGATTTGCACCCAGCGTTCCAAAATCTACACCGCCCACGATGATCGCCGATGCCGGAGCCGAAACTGCGATTCCGAGGGCGGTGATAAGCGGAGCTAGAGTTCTATTCATCATATGATCCTTCAAAATTATAAAACCAGTTGTTAAACCAGTAGTCCATATTACGCAGTTGCTCAAGCTTTACTATTGGACCGAAGTACACCTCGGCAACAAGACCGTGCCGTGGAGGCTCGAAAGGTAACCAGGCGAAAGGCAACTACGCTTCAATGGGAGAGGGCGGGGTTGCGTGGACGCAGCGGCACGGTACGCTGTATCGCGAGTGCGCGCTGTTACCACAGCGGATCAGAAGTGAAGCTCGGTCGCGCAGCGTGGGTCTAGACGGAGGAAATGCGTAAATTGAACTGGGGGCGCGGGAGGGGGCCTCGATTGAATTGGTTCCGTTATCGGCCATGGATTGTAATTTGGCACGATGCAAACAGAGCCCGCTCGCGTTCCTTGCTCAGCGGTATCAGGCCGAGGATGGTTCAGGCATTCTCGCCCTGCCAGACAAAGCAGCTCTGTCGAAGTTCTACTCCCAGATAAACACGGTTTATTGACGCAGGGTCAGCGGCGGGTCCGTGTGTTGAGTGGGGTGATTGAAGACCTTCTACACCAGCCCGAGAAAAGTCAATTGACTCAAATCCGGGTTTCGTTTTGTTCCATACCTCTACGTGGGAGGGTGGTCTGACCAGAATGGTGTCGCCGGTGGAGATAGCGATGCGCTACGCGTCGGCCGTGGACATGGCTGGTCAACCATGTCAGGCAGAATAGCGCCGCGCCGAACAATACGATGGTGGCGCCGGAGGCGGTATTGAAGGTATAACTTAAATACATGCCAGCTACCCCCGTTATCGCGCCGATAATCAGAGAATAGATCAGCATGCGGCTGAAACAATCCGTCATTAGGCGAGCCGTCACCGCAGGGGTAATCAGTGTGGCAGCGATCATGGTGACGCCGACCACGTTCATGGAAGCAATGATCGCCAGCGTAAGCAGGAACGAAAACATCAACTGTACAAGTCCCGTTCTGATCCCGAATACCTG
The window above is part of the Nitrosospira sp. Is2 genome. Proteins encoded here:
- a CDS encoding heme ABC transporter permease, translated to MAINWFKYSSPASFYFLAGKMIPLFSVAAVLFCAVGLYIGFFVAPTDFQQGEAYRIIFIHVPAAWMSMFLYVVMAVWAGIGLAFNTRLSSMVATAIAPTGAMFTFLALWTGALWGKPMWGTWWVWDARLTSELILLFLYIGFMSLQAAIDDPRRADKAGAMIALVGVVNVPIIYFSVKWWNTLHQGASVSLTQSPKMATTMLTGMLIMSIACWMYAIAVILIRTRAIILERERHTSWVGELQGAER
- the ccmB gene encoding heme exporter protein CcmB → MFFRITQRDLLLAMRRRSDVLTTLFFFVIVVSLFPLGVGPEMSMLRTMAPGVVWVAALLASMLSLGRMFSSDHVDGTLEQMVLSPQSLSLLVLGKALAHWLVTGVPLVLMAPVLGIQYDLPGDSLLVLTASLLLGTPVLSLIGAIGAALTLGLRGGGVLVSLLVLPLYIPVLIFGAGAVEASAAGLGAAAHLSLLGAFLLASVVLAPWTTALSLRISME
- the ccmA gene encoding cytochrome c biogenesis heme-transporting ATPase CcmA, with translation MPTLQGTDLTCIRGDRKLFSGVHFSLDAGGLMQVGGPNGSGKTSLLRMLCGLAAPAHGEIRWGGSEIRSLGGAYFADMTYLGHLSGVKDDLTALENLRISSALAGSAIDDGKAHDALQQMGLGGRELLPAKVLSQGQRRRVTLARLLVCKTVLWILDEPLTALDVGAVKLVQGLMERHLENGGMIVMTTHQEIEIAAAATQRLQLA
- a CDS encoding VOC family protein; translation: MSIRPIPDGYHSITPYLMINGAAEAIEFYRRAFGAKELFKMDAPGGKIGHAEIEIGNSRIMIADDCGGESPFSNPQSAGGSPVGLHLYVEDVDAVFAQAVSEGATVIKSVKDQFYGDRTGALNDPFGHRTHLVSYNPQGRIVAR
- a CDS encoding DUF5996 family protein; this translates as MRTLNDVLRKKWIMTMTLIADSRIELPMLPSLADWQDTSATLHMWTQVAGKVRLVLSPDINHGWGSTLYVTTRGLTTSPIPYGNFSFAIDFDFIEHVLRITTTQGTCRSFALEPMSVANFYHKTMQALRELGIEIKILARPVEVEVAIPFEKDEQHSSYDAEAVTRYWHILVWVDRIFKEFRARFIGKVNPVHFFWGGFDLAVTRFSGRTAPKHPGGAPNVAARIMEEAYSHEVSSAGFWPGTGLGEAAFYAYAYPTPAGFNTYPVQPEAAYFHDKLGEFILPYEAVRTADNPAQALLSFLQATYEAAANLAKWDRPALERKVVQT
- the tadA gene encoding tRNA adenosine(34) deaminase TadA → MSANTDDDNAFMRAALDLAAQAHEAGEVPVGAVVVSGGAIIGRGYNHPISAADPTAHAEVVALRDAAKNLGNYRLIGCALYVTLEPCAMCIGAVFHARIARLVFGAAEPKTGVCGSVIDLSAEARLNHHTEVIGGVLAEEAESKLKHFFALRRKQGLRGA
- a CDS encoding L,D-transpeptidase; the protein is MRIVIDVASQILDVYDLNTIIRHYQVSSAKNGVGQEYGSFRTPLGKHIIRAKIGAGKAVNTVFVRRRPTGEIYTPALGASFPGRDWILTRILWLSGCEPGFNRLGKVDTMRRYIYIHGSPDSVEMGKPGSIGCIRMRNCDLLELFDLVNAGTEVQIRD
- a CDS encoding CTP synthase, yielding MTKYVFVTGGVVSSLGKGIAAASLAAILETRGINVTLLKLDPYINVDPGTMSPFQHGEVFVTEDGAETDLDLGHYERFISGKMSRLNNFTTGQIYESVIKKERRGDYLGGTVQVIPHITDEIKLHIKAGAGNAQVAIVEIGGTVGDIESLPFLEAIRQMAVQLPREDTCFIHLTLLPYITSAGELKTKPTQHSVKELREIGIQPDVLLCRADRELPAAERRKIALFTNVREEAVILAVDVDSIYKIPALLHDQMLDEIVCHKLSILAKAANLGTWKKLVHALENPQRTVEIALVGKYVDLTESYKSLSEALIHAGIHTRSEINIHYMDSEAIEKNGTDCLMGMDAILVPGGFGKRGVEGKIMAIRYARVNRVPYLGICLGMQLAVIEYARDKAGMEGAHSTEFHPETPYPVIALTTEWRTREGNLQLRNAESDLGGSMRLGGQECLLKEDALVRRIYGSDKIVERHRHRYEVNTEYISRLEQAGLRISAVSAGEGLCEMIELPEAEHPWFVACQFHPEFTSTPRAGHPLFAAFIEAAANFANKPLPVEAALSGRVKNIA
- the eno gene encoding phosphopyruvate hydratase; protein product: MSAIVDVIAREILDSRGNPTVEADVLLESGVLGRASVPSGASVGTREAVELRDGDTQRYFGKGVLRAVENVNTEISEAIMGLDATEQSFIDQTLIDLDGSGNKSRLGANAILAVSLGVAKAAAEESGLPLYRYLGGTGPMSMPVPMMNVINGGAHANNNIDMQEFVIIPLGAQSFREALRCGAEIFHTLRSLLNDRGINTAVGDEGGFAPNLANNEAALQLIVEAIEKAGYLPGPDVAIGLDCASSEFFRDGKYHLNSDGLTLDSSQFADYLASWIDKYPIISIEDGMSEHDWDGWKLLTSRLGKSIQLVGDDIFVTNASILKEGVAQGIANSILIKLNQIGTLSETFSAIQSAKRAGYTAVVSHRSGETEDTTIADIAVASNALQIKTGSLSRSDRLAKYNQLLRIEEDLGDAAHYPGREAFYQLK
- the ftsB gene encoding cell division protein FtsB, coding for MKILTLILIALVALLQYPLWLGKGSWLKVWEIDQQVTRQHEINQKLQMRNAALDAEVRDLKQGHEAIEERARSGLGMIKQNEIFFHIVNEKND
- a CDS encoding PEP-CTERM sorting domain-containing protein, with protein sequence MKDHMMNRTLAPLITALGIAVSAPASAIIVGGVDFGTLGANPGKTHLETATLAQTFVTGNGQSASVYGYITTINGDNTYCANGSGNCGLFYTATFNNSQNFSPSYVEFTSATVSVFFTNTSPLNLFNQDSPTNIATIQSFNGGNPWVTLTGHANLGGAADPTAVLNGAGLLTGTTLSGSGFGLFDVAGPGDASVISFLNANGISDAMGGKADIALTSSFNNFFLNPFDVAGGLTTGCANGTATAGAWCYQGTTNLRGATAVPEPGMLGLLAVGLLGMSATARRRKA